A genomic segment from Blastococcus sp. PRF04-17 encodes:
- a CDS encoding cob(I)yrinic acid a,c-diamide adenosyltransferase, whose translation MTVRLTRIYTKTGDAGETHLGDMSRVPKTDPRLHAFADVDEANSALGVALALGALEPPVTELLRSIQNDLFDVGADLATPVTPDPQFPPLRITAAYTERLEAACDEYNATLPKLNSFILPGGTAAAALLHQARVVTRRAERSVWALLAADAERTNAETARYLNRLSDLLFILARIANPGGDVLWEPGAHSGAHTQRAAAAAERPAD comes from the coding sequence ATGACGGTCCGGCTCACGCGCATCTACACGAAGACCGGCGACGCCGGCGAGACCCACCTCGGCGACATGAGCCGGGTGCCCAAGACCGATCCTCGGCTGCACGCCTTCGCCGACGTCGACGAGGCCAACAGCGCGCTGGGCGTCGCGCTGGCCCTGGGGGCCCTCGAGCCACCGGTCACCGAGCTGCTCCGCAGCATCCAGAACGACCTCTTCGACGTCGGCGCGGATCTCGCCACCCCGGTCACGCCCGATCCCCAGTTCCCGCCGCTGCGCATCACCGCCGCCTACACGGAGCGGCTCGAGGCGGCGTGCGACGAGTACAACGCCACGCTGCCGAAGCTCAACAGCTTCATCCTCCCCGGCGGAACGGCCGCGGCAGCGCTTCTGCACCAGGCGCGGGTCGTCACCCGGCGTGCCGAGCGCAGTGTGTGGGCACTGCTCGCCGCCGACGCCGAGCGGACCAACGCGGAGACGGCCCGCTACCTCAACCGGCTCTCGGACCTGCTGTTCATCCTCGCCCGCATCGCGAACCCCGGTGGGGACGTCCTGTGGGAGCCGGGCGCGCACAGCGGCGCGCACACCCAGCGCGCGGCGGCCGCCGCGGAGCGGCCGGCGGACTGA
- the murA gene encoding UDP-N-acetylglucosamine 1-carboxyvinyltransferase, translated as MECFEVTGGTALTGRVRVTGAKNSALKLMAAALLAPGTTTIDEVPDILDVAIMSEVLRRLGCDVDYERTPGGGGGGRVLIEVPDKPSTETDYDLVRRMRASISVLGPLVARCGSARVALPGGDAIGSRGLDMHISGLERLGASIVSEHGFLVATAPRLRGTSIWLDFPSVGATENLVMAAVLADGTTVIDNAAREPEIVDLCAMLGAMGARIDGAGTSTITVEGVEVLSPVTYTTVPDRIVAGTWAIGAVMTQGDVVIERGVADHLTVALNKLTDAGATVEPRDDGIRVAMDGRPRCVDVVTLPFPGFPTDLQPMAVALAAVSTGTALITENVFEGRFMFVNELVRLGADVRIDGHHAVVRGRERLSSAPVVATDIRAGAGLVLAGLVSDGVTEVQEVHHVDRGYPDFVEQLRGLGAQIRRTERPG; from the coding sequence GTGGAGTGCTTCGAGGTGACCGGCGGAACGGCCCTGACCGGCCGGGTGCGGGTCACGGGTGCGAAGAACAGCGCGCTGAAACTCATGGCCGCGGCGCTGCTGGCGCCGGGCACCACCACGATCGACGAGGTCCCCGACATCCTCGACGTCGCGATCATGAGCGAGGTGCTGCGGCGGCTCGGCTGCGACGTCGACTACGAGCGCACCCCCGGTGGTGGCGGAGGCGGCCGGGTGCTCATCGAGGTGCCGGACAAGCCGTCCACCGAGACCGACTACGACCTCGTCCGGCGGATGCGTGCGTCCATCAGCGTGCTGGGGCCGCTGGTTGCCCGGTGCGGCTCGGCGCGGGTGGCTCTGCCGGGCGGGGACGCCATCGGTTCCCGTGGCCTCGACATGCACATCTCGGGGCTCGAGCGGTTGGGGGCGTCCATCGTCAGCGAGCACGGCTTCCTCGTCGCCACCGCGCCGCGGCTGCGCGGGACGTCGATCTGGCTGGACTTCCCGTCGGTCGGGGCGACCGAGAACCTCGTCATGGCCGCGGTCCTCGCCGACGGCACCACCGTCATCGACAACGCCGCCCGCGAGCCGGAGATCGTCGACCTCTGCGCGATGCTCGGCGCGATGGGCGCCCGCATCGACGGCGCGGGCACGTCCACCATCACCGTCGAGGGCGTCGAGGTCCTGTCGCCGGTCACCTACACGACCGTGCCCGACCGCATCGTCGCCGGCACCTGGGCGATCGGTGCGGTCATGACCCAGGGGGACGTCGTGATCGAGCGCGGGGTGGCCGACCACCTCACGGTCGCGCTGAACAAGCTGACCGATGCCGGCGCCACGGTCGAGCCCCGCGACGACGGCATCCGGGTGGCCATGGACGGGCGGCCGCGCTGCGTCGACGTCGTCACGCTGCCGTTCCCCGGCTTCCCGACAGACCTGCAGCCGATGGCCGTCGCGCTGGCCGCGGTCTCCACCGGCACCGCACTGATCACCGAGAACGTGTTCGAGGGCCGCTTCATGTTCGTCAACGAGCTGGTGCGGCTCGGCGCCGACGTCCGCATCGACGGGCACCACGCCGTCGTGCGGGGACGCGAGAGGCTCTCCAGCGCGCCCGTGGTGGCCACCGACATCCGCGCCGGCGCCGGCCTCGTCCTCGCCGGTCTGGTGTCCGACGGCGTCACCGAGGTGCAGGAGGTGCACCACGTCGACCGCGGCTATCCCGACTTCGTCGAGCAGCTGCGCGGGCTCGGTGCCCAGATCCGGCGGACCGAGCGCCCGGGCTGA
- a CDS encoding protein meaA — MPFPSTPSERDRPWVMRTYAGHSSPAESNALYRRNLAKGQTGLSVAFDLPTQTGYDPDDELAVGEVGKVGVPVTHIGDMRALFDGIPLDEMNTSMTINATAMWLLALYQAVAEEHGHDVSKLAGTTQNDIIKEYLSRGTYVFPPAPSMRLITDMVAYTVTAMPKWNPTNICSYHLQEAGATPVQEIAYAISTAIAVLDSVRDSGQVPQEKFGEVVARISFFVNAGVRFVEEMCKMRAFTQLWDELTKERYGVEDPKHRRFRYGVQVNSLGLTEAQPENNVQRIVLEMLAVTLSRDARARAIQLPAWNEALGLPRPWDQQWSLRLQQVLAYETDLLEYEDLFTGSVVVEQKVGELVEGAREEIRRVQEMGGAVAAVESGYMKGELVASLAERRRKMESGEDVVVGVNKFDSTEPNPLTADLDTAIMVVDPAVEAAAQEAVRKWRSERDGEAVERALERLRQAAGTDENLMEATLECARAGVTTGEWAGVLREVFGEYRAPTGVAAATGGGEADETLTQVRERVRATGEELGGRLRFLVGKPGLDGHSNGAEQIAVRARDAGFEVVYQGIRLTPAQIVSAAVEEDVHVVGLSVLSGSHLQVVPAVLQGLKDAGLDDVPVVVGGIIPDSDARRLREQGVARVFTPKDFGLTDIMGQVVDVVRAANGLDEKVPEPA; from the coding sequence ATGCCGTTCCCCTCGACGCCGTCGGAGCGCGACCGCCCCTGGGTCATGCGCACCTACGCCGGCCACTCGTCGCCGGCCGAGTCCAACGCCCTGTACCGGCGCAACCTGGCCAAGGGCCAGACCGGCCTCTCCGTGGCCTTCGACCTGCCGACGCAGACCGGCTACGACCCGGACGACGAGCTGGCGGTCGGCGAGGTGGGCAAGGTCGGCGTGCCCGTGACGCACATCGGCGACATGCGGGCGCTGTTCGACGGCATCCCGCTCGACGAGATGAACACGTCGATGACGATCAACGCCACGGCGATGTGGCTGCTCGCGCTCTACCAGGCGGTGGCCGAGGAGCACGGGCACGACGTCAGCAAGCTCGCGGGGACGACGCAGAACGACATCATCAAGGAGTACCTGTCGCGGGGGACCTACGTCTTCCCGCCGGCTCCCTCGATGCGGCTGATCACCGACATGGTCGCCTACACGGTGACGGCCATGCCGAAGTGGAATCCGACCAACATCTGCAGCTACCACCTGCAGGAGGCCGGGGCGACGCCGGTGCAGGAGATCGCCTACGCGATCAGCACCGCGATCGCGGTCCTCGACTCGGTGCGGGACTCGGGGCAGGTGCCGCAGGAGAAGTTCGGCGAGGTCGTCGCGCGCATCTCCTTCTTCGTGAACGCGGGCGTGCGCTTCGTCGAGGAGATGTGCAAGATGCGCGCCTTCACCCAGCTCTGGGACGAGCTGACGAAGGAGCGCTACGGTGTCGAGGACCCCAAGCACCGACGCTTCCGCTACGGCGTGCAGGTGAACTCGCTCGGCCTGACCGAGGCGCAGCCGGAGAACAACGTCCAGCGCATCGTCCTGGAGATGCTGGCCGTCACGCTGTCACGGGACGCCCGTGCGCGGGCGATCCAGCTCCCGGCCTGGAACGAGGCGCTCGGTCTGCCCCGGCCGTGGGACCAGCAGTGGTCGTTGCGCCTCCAGCAGGTGCTCGCCTACGAGACCGATCTGCTCGAGTACGAGGACCTGTTCACCGGCTCCGTCGTCGTCGAGCAGAAGGTCGGCGAGCTCGTCGAGGGCGCCCGCGAGGAGATCCGGCGGGTGCAGGAGATGGGCGGCGCCGTGGCGGCCGTGGAGTCCGGCTACATGAAGGGGGAGCTGGTCGCCTCGCTGGCCGAGCGCCGCCGGAAGATGGAGAGCGGCGAGGACGTCGTCGTCGGCGTCAACAAGTTCGACAGCACGGAGCCCAATCCGCTCACCGCGGACCTCGACACCGCGATCATGGTCGTCGACCCGGCCGTCGAGGCAGCCGCCCAGGAGGCGGTCCGGAAGTGGCGGTCCGAGCGGGACGGCGAGGCCGTGGAGCGCGCACTCGAGCGGCTCCGCCAGGCGGCCGGCACCGACGAGAACCTGATGGAGGCCACCCTCGAGTGCGCCCGGGCCGGCGTGACGACGGGTGAATGGGCCGGGGTGCTGCGCGAGGTGTTCGGCGAGTACCGGGCACCGACCGGTGTGGCCGCCGCGACCGGCGGCGGCGAGGCCGACGAGACGCTGACCCAGGTGCGGGAGCGGGTCCGGGCGACCGGCGAGGAGCTCGGGGGTCGCCTCCGGTTCCTGGTCGGCAAGCCCGGCCTGGACGGGCACTCCAACGGCGCGGAGCAGATCGCGGTGCGGGCCCGCGACGCCGGCTTCGAGGTGGTCTACCAGGGCATCCGGCTCACCCCCGCGCAGATCGTCTCGGCCGCGGTCGAGGAGGACGTGCACGTCGTCGGCCTCTCGGTACTGTCCGGTTCGCACCTGCAGGTGGTGCCGGCGGTCCTGCAGGGCCTCAAGGACGCCGGTCTGGACGACGTCCCGGTGGTGGTGGGCGGGATCATCCCCGACAGCGACGCCCGCCGGCTGCGCGAGCAGGGGGTGGCCCGGGTCTTCACACCGAAGGACTTCGGGCTCACCGACATCATGGGCCAGGTCGTCGACGTCGTCCGCGCGGCGAACGGCCTCGACGAGAAGGTGCCCGAGCCGGCATGA
- a CDS encoding enoyl-CoA hydratase-related protein, with protein sequence MSGDGAPRVERDGDVVRITMTRAARRNALSREHLTQLLAAVREVGSSDATGIVLAAEGPVFSAGHDFADVAGKPVAEVRSLLLLCTELMQTLQDVPQVVLARVHALATAAGCQLVASCDLAVAAESAGFAAPGGKGGWFCHTPMVAIARNVGRKRAMELALTGDVIDARTALDWGLVNRVVPDADLDEAVADLMQRATRGSRASKGWGKQTMYAQLDRPERDAYTTAVEVMAAASQLPGAREGMAAFLEKRSPVWPD encoded by the coding sequence ATGAGCGGGGACGGCGCGCCGAGGGTCGAGCGGGACGGGGACGTCGTCCGCATCACGATGACGCGCGCCGCCAGGCGCAACGCCCTCTCCCGCGAGCACCTGACCCAGCTGCTCGCGGCCGTGCGGGAGGTGGGCTCGAGCGACGCCACGGGAATCGTGCTGGCCGCCGAGGGGCCGGTGTTCAGCGCCGGGCACGACTTCGCGGACGTCGCCGGGAAGCCGGTCGCCGAGGTACGGAGCCTGCTGCTGCTGTGCACCGAGCTCATGCAGACACTGCAGGACGTGCCCCAGGTCGTGCTCGCACGGGTGCACGCCCTGGCGACGGCCGCGGGCTGCCAACTGGTCGCCTCGTGCGACCTGGCGGTCGCGGCCGAGTCGGCCGGGTTCGCTGCCCCCGGTGGCAAGGGCGGCTGGTTCTGCCACACCCCGATGGTCGCCATCGCCCGCAACGTCGGCCGCAAGCGCGCGATGGAGCTCGCGCTCACCGGCGACGTGATCGACGCCCGGACCGCCCTGGACTGGGGCCTGGTCAACCGCGTCGTGCCCGATGCCGACCTCGACGAGGCCGTCGCCGACCTGATGCAGCGGGCGACCCGGGGATCCCGGGCGAGCAAGGGCTGGGGCAAGCAGACCATGTACGCCCAGCTCGACCGGCCCGAGCGCGACGCCTACACGACCGCCGTCGAGGTGATGGCAGCGGCGAGCCAGCTCCCCGGCGCCCGCGAGGGGATGGCCGCCTTCCTGGAGAAGCGTTCACCGGTCTGGCCCGACTGA
- a CDS encoding dicarboxylate/amino acid:cation symporter, translating to MLARLRRVPFAAQVLLALVLGVVLGFVAREIGPVADGSPNWLTSTLQTIGGTFVTLLKALVPPLIVTAVIVSIANLKQVSNAARLAGQTLLWFGITALIAVAIGIGLGLLTEPGRNSSVDASAQTDPGTTGSWWDFLNGVVPGNILGLQGSAGDDGSVGLSFNVLQLIVIAAAVGIAALKVGDAAEPFLGFVRSALTIVQKVLWWVILLAPLGTVGLIGNAVASYGWNSLGSLGVFAGAVYAGLALVLFVVYPVLLRLHGLSPLRWFAGAWPAIQLAFVSRSSIGTLPVTERVTEQNLGVPRSYASFAVPLGATTKMDGCAAIYPALAAIFVAQFFGVDLSITDYLLIVLVSVVGSAATAGVTGAVVMLTLTLSTLGLPLAGVGLLLAIDPILDMGRTAVNVAGQALVPTIVAKREGILDVERYRSGRPAEPLAPVERTGGVDADLRQPATV from the coding sequence GTGCTCGCACGTCTCCGCCGCGTCCCGTTCGCGGCACAGGTCCTCCTGGCCCTCGTCCTCGGCGTCGTCCTGGGCTTCGTCGCCCGCGAGATCGGCCCCGTCGCCGACGGCTCGCCCAACTGGCTGACCAGCACCCTGCAGACCATCGGCGGCACCTTCGTGACGCTGCTGAAGGCGCTGGTCCCGCCGCTGATCGTCACCGCGGTGATCGTCAGCATCGCCAACCTCAAGCAGGTCTCGAACGCCGCGCGCCTGGCCGGCCAGACGCTGCTGTGGTTCGGCATCACCGCGCTGATCGCCGTGGCCATCGGCATCGGCCTGGGCCTGCTCACCGAGCCCGGCCGCAACAGCTCCGTGGACGCGTCGGCGCAGACCGACCCCGGCACCACCGGCTCCTGGTGGGACTTCCTCAACGGTGTGGTGCCCGGCAACATCCTCGGGCTGCAGGGTTCGGCAGGTGACGACGGCTCCGTCGGCCTGTCGTTCAACGTGCTGCAGCTGATCGTCATCGCCGCTGCCGTCGGCATCGCGGCGCTCAAGGTCGGCGACGCGGCCGAGCCGTTCCTCGGCTTCGTGCGCTCTGCGCTGACGATCGTCCAGAAGGTGCTCTGGTGGGTCATCCTGCTGGCGCCGCTGGGCACCGTCGGCCTGATCGGCAACGCCGTCGCGAGCTACGGCTGGAACTCGCTCGGCTCGCTCGGTGTCTTCGCCGGTGCGGTGTACGCGGGCCTGGCGCTGGTGCTGTTCGTCGTCTACCCGGTGCTGCTGCGCCTGCACGGCCTCTCGCCGCTGCGCTGGTTCGCCGGCGCGTGGCCGGCCATCCAGCTGGCATTCGTGTCCCGCTCCTCGATCGGCACCCTGCCGGTGACCGAGCGGGTGACCGAGCAGAACCTGGGTGTCCCGCGGTCCTACGCCTCGTTCGCCGTGCCGCTGGGCGCGACGACGAAGATGGACGGCTGCGCGGCGATCTACCCGGCGCTGGCGGCGATCTTCGTCGCGCAGTTCTTCGGCGTCGACCTGTCGATCACCGACTACCTGCTCATCGTCCTGGTGTCGGTCGTCGGATCGGCCGCCACCGCCGGCGTGACCGGCGCGGTCGTCATGCTGACGCTCACGCTGTCGACCCTCGGCCTGCCGCTGGCCGGCGTCGGGCTGCTGCTGGCGATCGACCCGATCCTCGACATGGGCCGCACCGCGGTGAACGTCGCGGGCCAGGCGCTCGTGCCGACGATCGTGGCCAAGCGCGAGGGCATCCTGGACGTCGAGCGCTACCGGTCCGGCCGCCCGGCCGAGCCGCTGGCACCGGTCGAGCGGACCGGCGGTGTGGACGCCGATCTGCGTCAGCCCGCCACGGTCTGA
- the nucS gene encoding endonuclease NucS has protein sequence MRLVIARCSVDYIGRLTAHLPMASRLLLVKADGSVSIHADDRAYKPLNWMSPPCTLKEELADGSGTWTVTNKAGEQLIITIEAVEHDSSHELGVDPGLQKDGVEAELQRLLALHVETFGQGWSLVRREYPTAIGPVDLLCRDAAGAVVAVEIKRRGEIDGVEQLTRYLELLNRDPLLAPVKGVFAAQEIKPQARVLAQDRGIDCVTVDYAVLKGTDDPSARLF, from the coding sequence GTGCGCCTGGTCATCGCCCGTTGCTCCGTGGACTACATCGGGCGGCTCACCGCCCACCTGCCGATGGCCTCGCGCCTCCTGCTGGTGAAGGCCGACGGCTCGGTCTCGATCCACGCCGACGACCGCGCGTACAAGCCGCTGAACTGGATGAGCCCGCCCTGCACCCTCAAGGAGGAGCTGGCCGACGGGTCGGGCACCTGGACGGTCACGAACAAGGCCGGCGAGCAGCTGATCATCACCATCGAGGCCGTGGAGCACGACTCCAGCCACGAGCTCGGCGTGGACCCCGGCCTGCAGAAGGACGGCGTGGAGGCCGAGCTGCAGCGGCTGCTGGCCCTGCACGTGGAGACCTTCGGCCAGGGCTGGTCGCTGGTCCGGCGCGAGTACCCGACCGCGATCGGCCCGGTGGACCTGCTGTGCCGCGACGCCGCGGGCGCCGTCGTGGCGGTGGAGATCAAGCGCCGCGGCGAGATCGACGGCGTCGAGCAGCTGACCCGGTACCTGGAGCTGCTCAACCGCGATCCGCTGCTCGCCCCGGTCAAGGGGGTGTTCGCCGCGCAGGAGATCAAGCCGCAGGCGCGGGTGCTCGCCCAGGACCGCGGCATCGACTGCGTGACCGTCGACTACGCCGTCCTCAAGGGCACCGACGACCCCTCCGCCCGGCTCTTCTGA
- a CDS encoding M28 family metallopeptidase — MTQAVGEAQARFGEQVFEWPAAGRAGRPALVTQVGRSFQAAHPEVPVLLDHGRHLVVDLSGVPAPRRAEAAEHADWRVEPLPLGTVVVGRPVAAARAVDDDVAALLSDLSAESFDASLAFLTGLPTRHSWSTGFREAVEWVCTRLTDAGLAVTRHSITVGSGSSTNVLADLPGTADADRGVVLVTAHLDSVNLAGGPSAPAPGADDNGSGSAGALELGRVLAGRTWLHDLRVILFGGEEQGLHGSRQYVAALPPEERARIRAVLNLDMVGSLNTAAPAVLLEGAPLSQGLIDDLAAAAATYTGLAVETSLRPFASDHVPFIDAGIPAVLTIEGADSANGNIHSDRDVLATVTTELAVEILRMNTAALAGWLQPAGRGQKSRAEGSSVPLRTA; from the coding sequence ATGACGCAGGCTGTGGGCGAGGCGCAGGCCCGCTTCGGCGAGCAGGTCTTCGAGTGGCCGGCGGCCGGCCGCGCCGGCCGGCCGGCCCTGGTGACCCAGGTCGGCCGGTCCTTCCAGGCCGCGCACCCGGAGGTGCCCGTCCTGCTGGACCACGGCCGGCACCTGGTCGTCGACCTGTCGGGAGTGCCGGCGCCCCGCCGGGCGGAGGCCGCCGAGCACGCCGACTGGCGGGTCGAGCCGCTGCCGCTGGGCACCGTCGTCGTCGGCCGGCCGGTGGCGGCGGCCCGCGCCGTCGACGACGACGTCGCGGCGCTCCTGTCGGACCTCTCGGCGGAGTCGTTCGACGCGTCGCTGGCGTTCCTGACCGGCCTGCCGACCCGGCACTCGTGGAGCACCGGGTTCCGCGAGGCGGTCGAGTGGGTCTGCACCCGGCTGACCGACGCCGGTCTCGCGGTCACCCGCCACTCGATCACCGTGGGCAGCGGGTCGAGCACCAACGTCCTGGCCGATCTGCCCGGTACCGCCGACGCGGACCGGGGCGTCGTCCTGGTGACCGCCCACCTGGACTCGGTCAACCTCGCCGGCGGGCCCTCCGCCCCCGCGCCGGGGGCCGACGACAACGGCAGCGGATCGGCCGGGGCGCTCGAACTGGGCCGGGTGCTCGCCGGGCGGACCTGGCTACACGACCTGCGGGTGATCCTCTTCGGCGGCGAGGAGCAGGGCCTGCACGGCAGCCGCCAGTACGTGGCCGCCCTGCCGCCGGAGGAGCGGGCTCGCATCCGGGCGGTGCTCAACCTCGACATGGTGGGTTCGCTGAACACCGCGGCACCCGCCGTGCTGCTCGAGGGGGCGCCGCTGTCGCAGGGGCTGATCGACGACCTGGCGGCCGCGGCGGCGACGTACACCGGGCTCGCCGTCGAGACGTCGCTGCGACCCTTCGCCAGCGACCACGTGCCCTTCATCGACGCCGGCATCCCGGCGGTGCTCACGATCGAGGGAGCCGACAGCGCGAACGGCAACATCCACAGCGATCGCGACGTGCTCGCCACGGTGACCACGGAGCTGGCCGTCGAGATCCTGCGGATGAACACCGCCGCCCTGGCCGGCTGGCTCCAGCCGGCCGGGAGGGGTCAGAAGAGCCGGGCGGAGGGGTCGTCGGTGCCCTTGAGGACGGCGTAG
- a CDS encoding zinc metalloprotease gives MTDNENSTPRDSGSTAMDPPNIVGPRGPQDDVPARRGCGAMVVHRRLLNESAAYRDARSAIENGTLAFLAAGGMDRFEGVARIPVVVHVVWRTEAQNLSDEQVRSQIDVLNRDFRGTNDDIGIVPEPFTALIADTRIEFELATTDPDGFATSGITRTQTDVTAFDSDDRVKSSATGGADPWPADRYLNIWVCQLSGGLLGYAQFPGGPPETDGVVSLHTAFGTTGTAAAPFDLGRTTTHEVGHYLNLFHIWGDDGTGCGGTDEVDDTPNAAGPNFGVPTFPHVTCGNGPNGDLFYDFMDYTDDRGMVMFTRGQAARMEACLDVVRSSLIRSSSLASSA, from the coding sequence ATGACCGACAACGAGAACAGCACGCCGCGGGACTCGGGCAGCACCGCGATGGACCCCCCGAACATCGTCGGCCCGCGCGGCCCGCAGGACGACGTACCGGCCCGCCGCGGCTGCGGCGCGATGGTGGTGCACCGCCGGCTGCTCAACGAGTCGGCCGCCTACCGGGACGCCCGGTCGGCGATCGAGAACGGCACGCTGGCCTTCCTGGCCGCCGGGGGGATGGACCGCTTCGAGGGCGTCGCGCGCATCCCGGTCGTGGTCCACGTGGTCTGGCGGACCGAGGCGCAGAACCTCTCCGACGAGCAGGTCCGCAGCCAGATCGACGTGCTGAACCGGGACTTCCGCGGCACCAACGACGACATCGGCATCGTGCCCGAGCCGTTCACCGCCCTGATCGCCGACACCCGCATCGAGTTCGAGCTGGCGACCACCGACCCGGACGGGTTCGCTACCTCGGGCATCACCCGCACGCAGACCGACGTGACCGCGTTCGACTCCGACGACCGGGTCAAGAGCAGCGCCACCGGGGGCGCCGACCCCTGGCCGGCCGACCGCTACCTCAACATCTGGGTCTGCCAGCTCTCCGGTGGCCTGCTGGGCTACGCGCAGTTCCCCGGCGGGCCGCCGGAGACCGACGGCGTGGTCAGCCTGCACACCGCCTTCGGCACCACCGGCACCGCCGCCGCCCCCTTCGACCTCGGCCGGACGACCACCCACGAGGTGGGTCACTACCTCAACCTGTTCCACATCTGGGGCGACGACGGCACCGGGTGCGGCGGCACGGACGAGGTCGACGACACCCCGAACGCGGCGGGCCCGAACTTCGGCGTGCCGACGTTCCCGCACGTCACGTGCGGCAACGGTCCGAACGGCGACCTGTTCTACGACTTCATGGACTACACCGACGACCGGGGAATGGTCATGTTCACGCGGGGGCAGGCGGCCCGGATGGAGGCCTGCCTGGACGTCGTCCGCTCGTCGCTCATCCGGTCCTCCAGCCTGGCCTCCTCGGCCTGA
- a CDS encoding DUF5995 family protein: protein MTPPRHADTIDDVLSLLADVVDEAVRDADRVGYFAALYRQVTVAIARAIDDGVFEDGERMSRLDAEFANRYFAALHAWRAAGTPSRSWRAAFRAGADAGPVLVQHLVLGVNAHINLDLAVASARLLPGDAIHGLRSDFDAVNEILAEELARFQVALADLSPLLGTLDVVLGRLDEEIVGFNIEKARGEAWDAAVLLAAQPPDAQEAGERMLDRYAAGLARIALAPPFPLTAALDLLRATERTPVPETIRRLDRARVTGR, encoded by the coding sequence ATGACCCCACCCCGGCACGCGGACACCATCGACGACGTCCTCTCGCTGCTGGCCGACGTCGTGGACGAGGCGGTCCGGGACGCCGACCGCGTGGGGTACTTCGCCGCCCTGTACCGGCAGGTCACGGTGGCGATCGCCCGCGCGATCGACGACGGCGTCTTCGAGGACGGCGAGCGGATGAGCCGGCTCGACGCCGAGTTCGCCAACCGCTACTTCGCGGCGCTGCACGCCTGGCGGGCCGCGGGGACGCCGAGCCGGAGCTGGCGGGCCGCCTTCCGGGCCGGCGCCGACGCCGGGCCCGTGCTCGTGCAGCACCTCGTGCTGGGCGTCAACGCGCACATCAACCTGGACCTCGCGGTGGCGTCGGCACGGCTGCTCCCCGGCGACGCCATCCACGGCCTGCGATCCGACTTCGACGCGGTGAACGAGATCCTCGCCGAGGAGCTGGCCCGGTTCCAGGTCGCGCTGGCCGATCTCTCGCCGCTGCTCGGCACGCTGGACGTCGTCCTCGGGCGGCTGGACGAGGAGATCGTCGGTTTCAACATCGAGAAGGCCCGCGGCGAAGCGTGGGACGCCGCGGTGCTGCTCGCCGCCCAGCCGCCCGACGCGCAGGAGGCGGGGGAGCGGATGCTCGACCGCTACGCCGCCGGCCTGGCTCGCATCGCCCTCGCGCCGCCGTTCCCGCTGACCGCGGCGCTGGACCTGCTCCGGGCCACGGAGCGGACGCCGGTCCCGGAGACGATCCGCCGCCTCGACCGCGCCCGGGTTACCGGCCGGTAG
- a CDS encoding 3-hydroxyacyl-CoA dehydrogenase family protein, whose protein sequence is MLEAHYATADDIDAAMKVGCGYPMGPFELLDVVGLDVSLAIERELYTEFREPGFAPAPLLEHLVTAGYLGRKTGRGFRDYAGR, encoded by the coding sequence ATGCTCGAGGCGCACTACGCGACCGCCGACGACATCGACGCCGCCATGAAGGTCGGCTGCGGCTATCCGATGGGCCCCTTCGAGCTGCTGGACGTGGTCGGCCTCGACGTCTCCCTGGCGATCGAGCGGGAGCTCTACACCGAGTTCCGCGAGCCCGGGTTCGCGCCGGCGCCGCTGCTCGAGCACCTGGTCACCGCCGGCTACCTCGGGCGCAAGACCGGCCGCGGGTTCCGCGACTACGCCGGCCGCTGA